The genomic window GCAATAGATATGTACAAAACCGTAGACACAGCTGTAAAAGGAGGTGAAAGATGATGGCGTCAGATCAATATCGGAGCAGAGATGAAGTAGATGAAAGAGTAAGGACTGGTGCTAGGGAATATGAGGCTATTCATGGTGAACGCCCGCCAACAAATCCGAATGAGGCAGTAAGCACTAAGAATTCGTCTCCTACAGAGCACCCGGTAGAATCCATAATGGATGATGCAGAAATCGGAGTTGCTGCTCTTTTAGACTCAGAACCTGAGGATGAAAGAATAGTAGCTGACGGCGGTTTTGAGTATCAATTAGGTTATGAATCGGCAGATGATGTAGAGCGCCTTCAACAAAAAGCTGCTAATTATGAAGACCTGGATGTCCAGGAACACGGAGATGGAGTTATAGTTAGAGGACCGCATTCTGAAGTCAGAGAGTTCAGATCTGAGTACCGACAGTCTTTCGGCGCCCTTGATCCAGATAAGAAGAGAGATATGAGAAGTAAAAAGGTGGCAGCAGATGGTTCGGGGCTAAGAACTACTATGAGGGATGTGGACCATGGAGGTTCTGAAGAGGTCCAGTCTGTAATGGAGAGAGGGTCGGATTATACTGCTCCCGATGTAGTAGGTACTTCCATGGGCTCGTATGAAGATGAAGGAGAGGCAACTGAAGTTGTTGATCCAGAAGGAGTAATGGGAATGTAGAAAATCCGAAGGCAATCGGGAGATCCTTTTTAAATTCTTCTTTCTTATTTTCAGTTATGAGTTCGGCAATGAAGGGTGGACGCTTTATTGTTGGGTCCGCACGACTTCGATAAGTTTTCTAGTAGCCGAGCCTCAGCTTTATCCAATTCTGATTTGAATATTTCCGCTATCGGTATTATCTCCATTATTGGTATGATCATGGGTTAGAAGCCCCTCTGTCACAAAGTTCTTTTTTCCTCACAGGGTTTCTCTGGAGGTTCTAAATCGAAAATGACACAACAAAAATACACCACAACACAACACGACTCTGCAAAACCTGGCGAAAACATGGACAGCAGCAATGATATGATCTCGATGCAGCAGATTATGGAGGCCAGGGGGCGTATTATGGACGCAGCACATGAAACGCCGATGGACAAGTCCAGCACCTTTGCAGAGAAAGCAGGTGTAGAAAGTGTCGCTTTCAAGATGGAGAACTTCCAGAAAACAGGAGCATTCAAGATAAGAGGAGCCTACAACAAGATATCACAGCTTTCCGAAGAAGAAAAGGAGAGGGGAGTAATAGCAGCATCATCTGGAAATCATGCACAGGGTGTGGCATTGGCAGCCCAAGAACTTGGTGTTGATGCAAAGATAGTCATGCCCGAAAATACTGCTGAATCTAAAATTGAGGCAACATCCGGGTACGGCGCAGAAGTAGTTCTTTCAGGACAGGAATACGAAGAAGCATACGAAAAAGCCAGAAAACTACAGAAAGAAGAGAATCTAACTTTCGTTCATCCATACAATGATAAGAATGTGGTTGCTGGGCAGGGAACGCTCGGTCTTGAAATGGTTGAACAGCTCCCAGAACTTGACACAGTCCTCGTTGCTGT from Candidatus Nanohalobium constans includes these protein-coding regions:
- the ilvA gene encoding threonine ammonia-lyase, giving the protein MTQQKYTTTQHDSAKPGENMDSSNDMISMQQIMEARGRIMDAAHETPMDKSSTFAEKAGVESVAFKMENFQKTGAFKIRGAYNKISQLSEEEKERGVIAASSGNHAQGVALAAQELGVDAKIVMPENTAESKIEATSGYGAEVVLSGQEYEEAYEKARKLQKEENLTFVHPYNDKNVVAGQGTLGLEMVEQLPELDTVLVAVGGGGLISGIARAVKARNPDAKVIGVQTEGCGSAKQTLNSDEIYERESVDTVAKGIATRSIGELPARYLREFVDEVVYVSDEEAEAATALLAERQKVVVEPAGAVAAAALLFQKEHDLGLEDDDVAVPLCGANIDLEEFGEICRRGKSYLTEVKNQC